Proteins encoded in a region of the Pelagicoccus sp. SDUM812003 genome:
- a CDS encoding type II secretion system F family protein, whose amino-acid sequence MPVYRYNARDESGTPHRGELEAANRKLALSRLAAQGLKPISVSEKGAKESSGLSDRPFSGISGLFTRQRKVELGRKVTLPFLSALKELLACGIQAGDALQLMSARLNDPMQKLLATRLWEDVRQGRSLSEAFAKQRKVFDDSVVSLIEAGEATGNLNNVLGRLVTNMEESKAIRSKLISALAYPVFLLVVAFGLVLLFLFFLMPRIEGLLTSLGGDLPASTRLLIAFAEWLLAYGWLAGIGAIAAVVMIVSWRRSAAGRRRFDELILKVPGLGAFLRDLQVLKLSQVLSLLLENGITMVQSLAMTERSLSNRAMRERFGEARSKVTEGATLSSSFKATGYFDGMALDIFTVGENTGNVVPGLKQLSRQYGERVDAATKAFLGFMSIGVLIFVFAFVSLVALGIIQAVFQLSSSLSG is encoded by the coding sequence GTGCCGGTTTATAGATACAACGCAAGGGACGAATCGGGAACGCCCCATCGTGGGGAGCTCGAGGCTGCCAATCGCAAGCTGGCTTTGAGCCGGCTGGCGGCCCAAGGGCTGAAGCCCATTTCGGTGAGCGAAAAGGGCGCGAAGGAATCGAGCGGCTTGAGCGATCGACCGTTCTCGGGAATATCCGGACTGTTCACCCGCCAGCGGAAGGTGGAGCTGGGCCGCAAGGTGACCTTGCCCTTTCTCAGCGCCCTGAAGGAGCTGCTCGCTTGCGGCATTCAGGCGGGCGACGCTCTCCAGCTGATGAGCGCCCGCCTGAACGATCCTATGCAGAAGCTGCTGGCGACTCGGCTTTGGGAGGACGTGCGGCAAGGGCGTTCGCTGTCCGAAGCCTTCGCCAAGCAGAGAAAAGTGTTCGACGACAGCGTGGTCAGCCTGATCGAAGCGGGTGAAGCCACGGGAAACCTCAACAACGTGCTGGGTCGATTGGTGACGAACATGGAGGAAAGCAAAGCGATTCGCTCGAAGCTGATCTCCGCTTTGGCCTATCCGGTCTTCTTGCTGGTGGTCGCGTTCGGGCTGGTGCTGCTGTTTCTGTTTTTCCTCATGCCGCGCATCGAAGGTCTGCTCACTTCGCTGGGAGGGGACCTGCCGGCCTCCACCCGCCTGCTGATCGCCTTCGCCGAATGGCTGCTCGCCTACGGCTGGCTGGCGGGGATCGGGGCGATCGCGGCTGTAGTGATGATCGTATCCTGGCGGCGCAGCGCAGCTGGCCGGCGCAGGTTTGACGAGCTGATCCTGAAGGTGCCTGGTCTGGGGGCCTTTTTGCGCGATTTGCAGGTGCTCAAGCTCTCCCAAGTGCTTTCGCTGCTGTTGGAAAACGGCATCACCATGGTGCAGTCTCTTGCCATGACGGAGCGCTCCTTGAGCAACCGCGCCATGAGAGAGCGGTTTGGGGAAGCTCGTTCCAAGGTGACGGAGGGAGCCACGCTTTCCAGCTCTTTCAAGGCCACTGGCTACTTCGATGGCATGGCCCTGGACATCTTTACGGTGGGCGAAAACACCGGAAACGTGGTGCCCGGCCTGAAGCAGCTGTCACGGCAGTACGGGGAGCGCGTGGACGCGGCGACCAAGGCCTTTCTCGGCTTCATGTCTATCGGCGTGCTGATTTTCGTGTTCGCTTTCGTCAGCCTGGTGGCGCTGGGCATCATCCAGGCCGTTTTCCAGTTGAGCAGCAGCCTTTCGGGGTAG